TTTCGCGCCTGCTGCGCCCCGTAGGGCCCGGAATCTTGTCTCAGATTCCGTCTCCGGGCTCTGACTCTCATCACCCGTACCAATTATTGGCACGGTGGGCCGTTACCCCACCGTCTACCTAATCGGCCGCAGCCGCATCCTTCAGCGTCTCAACGTTTGGAGTATGCTGCATTCCAGCGTGCATACCGTATCCATCATTAGCCTCAGTTTCCCGAGGTTATTATGGTCTGAAGGGTAGCTTGGCCACGTGTTACTGAGCTATTCGCCACGAATCTAAGTTCGTACGACTAGCATGGCTAAATCGAATCCCAATAGCAATGTCCTCCGGCAGGATCAACCGGAATGTGTCCAACTGTCTCGAAGAGACAGTTGGGGGTTGGCGGGAACAATTTCCTTGAAGGGAAATTGGTCACCAAAATGTGTCTCATTGCATGGTCCGAGTTCGGCATCCTCCGAGCAATCGGGTGACACCGAACTACCAAGGCTAACGTCGGATCCCATCTGTACGGCGTACCGCAGGGGCGGGATCCCCATTTCTTCGGATTAGATCGAAGGTGAGTCACGGGTATAAACCCGTCGAACTCGACCTAGGTTCGGGCGATCCGAACTAGCTTCGATCCGCTCCACGAGTGCCGGCCGAATTGAACGGCCTTGCAATCTCGTATGTTGTCTGTTGCATTCCATCCGAATGCCCTTATACACTTAAGGGCATTGTTTCGAGATGGCCGCCGTCGGGCGATTCCGACAGCGGGTGTCGGCCGGAGTGACCCGACCGACCTTCGCATTACAACGAATGCCGGTCGAATACTTAACCCCGTCGAACCAAAGGCGCCACGTCATGCGGTTTCATGCCGTGTGGATGCGATTGCGTACCATCTTTCAACGACAGGTTGCTGATTACGTCGACGCAGAGTCTGATTGAAGCACACGCACGTGCGCGAAAACAAAAACGGATCCAAGAAAATGCCCAGATGGTCTCAGTTGGATTGGCGATCAAAAAAGTACGGAACTCACCAACCGAGGGACGACCAGACCCGGCGGGTCGACAAGAGTACATGTGGTTGAAAATACGAGCAGCTGCCAACGAGCTGATCACGGGGCCACGAACCAATAAAGACAAAAAGCAGTTGGTAGAGAGTCGAGCTAGTACAGAACGAACGACTTAGGCTCTGATACACTGTCTGTGTGGTTTGTGGTTGGCTTCCCACAAGAGCAATAATATAAAACCGGCGAAAGTAGTTTATAACGGGTCGGTTTATAAGGGAGGCTTGTATATAAGGTAGTATAGATGACAGCGCCGGCAGACTCCATTGAAATCCAGAACGTGGTCGCATCGACAGGTATCGGTCAGGAACTCGATCTTGAGGCACTCGCCGAGGACCTTCCGGGGGCGGACTTCAATCCGGACAACTTCCCCGGTCTCGTCTACCGGACCCAGGAGCCGAAAGCCGCCGCACTGATCTTCCGGTCGGGGAAGATCGTCTGTACCGGTGCCAAAAGCATCGATGACGTGCACGAAGCACTCGGCATCATCTTCGAAAAGCTTCGTGGACTCAGCATCCCCGTCGAGGAAGACCCCGAGATTACGGTCCAGAACATTGTGTCGAGTGCCGACCTCGGCCACAACCTCAATCTCAACGCGCTTGCGATTGGACTTGGGCTCGAAGACGTCGAGTACGAACCTGAGCAGTTCCCCGGCCTCGTCTACCGGATGGACGAACCAGAAGTCGTAATCCTGCTGTTCGGCAGCGGGAAGATCGTCATTACCGGTGGCAAGCAGACCCAAGACGCAACCGCCGCCGTCGAGCAGATCGTCGAGCGGATCGAAGACCTCGGCCTGCTGGGCTAAACGCGGTCGACCAACTGACCAGTCGGTGTGAGGGTTCAACCCTACGCCGAGTGGATTTCTGCCGTATCCTGTGTCAAACAGCGGTGCGTGGGGTGGCGTCTACGACGTGCTTTCTTCGGTCAGCACGTCTTTGACGACTTCGGGATCTTCGAGCAGTTGGTGGTTCGTGTAGCTGCCTTCGGCGCTGCCGCCGCTGTGTTTCGACTGCTCAATAATGTCGAGAAACGCGTGTTCTTTCAGGAGATCACGGACACGCCGCAGTGAGAGACTCTCGGAGCCCTCCTGTCGACAGATGTTTTCGTAGATTTCGTAGACGCGACTCGTTCGGAACCCTTCCTGTTGCGGATTGGACAGCGACAGCACCGCAAGGGCCTGGAGGACGTACCGCGAGTGGGGCGTCGAGCCACGGATTAGTTCCCGGAAGCGGTCGGTTTCAGCCCGTTGGCGGGCTTGGGTGACGAACTGTTCTCTGACGGTTGTCGACCCATTTGACTGAGCGATCTCGCCGGCGTACCGCAGAATGTCGATTGCCTTGCGCGCGTCCCCGTGTTCACGGGCTGCCAACGCGGCTGCGCGCGGGATCGTTGAGGCTTCGAGGACACCATCCCGGAAGGCGTCGCTCCGGGCCTCCATGATGTTCCGGAGCTGGTTGGCGTCGTATGGCGGAAAGACGAACTCCCGTTCACAGAGGCTGGATTTGACGCGTTCGTCCATTCGATCTTTGTACTGGATCTTGTTGCTGATCCCGAGGACGCCGAGTTTGCAGTCGGTGATCTTGCCTGCCTCGCCCGCACGCGAGAGTTGCATGAGAATGTCGTCGTCGCTGAGTTTGTCGATCTCGTCGAGGATGATCACCACCACGTCGAACCGTTGGTCGAGGATGCGCCAGAGTCGCTTGTAGTAGGTCGACGTACTGAGTCCCTTGTCGGGGATGTTGATATCGGTCGCCTCCACATCGTTGACGCTATCGGCGATGGTTTGGACGGCCTGAGTTTCGGTCGTGTCTTGGGCGCAGTCGACGTAGGCGAACGTTGCGGTGACACCTTCATCGCCCGCGGTCTCGATGAGTCGACGGGAGACGTATTTCGCACAAAGTGATTTTCCGGTACCCGTTTTGCCGTAGATCAACACGTTGCTCGGACTCTGCCCGAAGATAGCGGGGTTGACCGCCGTGGCGAGCTGGGAGATCTCGTCGTCTCGGCCGACGATCCGACCCTCGCCGGGCAGGTGGCTGATCTCTAAGAGTTCTTTGGTGGCGAAAATCGGGTCCTCACGAGTAAATAGATCGTCCGCAGTCTCAGACATACCCCAAGACACCACGTTTCCGGTGAAATGGGTTTCCCTTTGACCGTCGAGACACACACACCACGTTTCCGGTGAAACCCGGATCGAGGGTGGTGGTCGACCTGAAACGGTGGTCGACCTCCTGCAAGCAATCGATACGTGCGCGGTGAGAGCTAATCGGGGAAATGAGTACTAATCGGGGAAATGAGTATAGATTAGTTACGAAAGACAGTGCTGCTAAGCTCTCTGTCGACGGGTGTCGCTCGTACAGAGCTTAAAATAAAGGACGAAACCACGACACGGAAACCGAAACCGGAAAAGAAACGCTTCGACTCGATACTAACTGAGTAGTCTACTTTTGCTGTATGCGAGTAGTTTACTGGACTTTTAGGCGTTTTAGTATATAATTGTATCTATGTAGTTGAATTAAGTTATGTTTCTTCCAGTATAAAGGCCAAAGAAACAGAGGTGTTGTGGCGGTGTGTTTGAAGACAAAGCCACCTCTGTGGCTGGTTTCACCGGAAACACGGTGTGTGTGAGGACACGTTGAGCAACGACTTGACCGACTGCTCACCTATTGGCAGATCGCTCGATCATGGTCGACCGAGACCATCCCTACTTGTGGTCGGTCCTTCGTGCTCGGAGTCGACGCTCACCGAGCTCAGATACAAAATTGGAGAGATATCATTGTTTCACCGGAAATACGGTGTGAGACTCATCGTCACAACCGATCTTTTCACTGGAAACGTAGTGTGAATTCGAGCCAGACAGGTAGTTGTTTCATCGGAAATGCGGTGTGGGTAGCTGGCTCAGTGTCATCTTATATGCAGGCTCGTAACAGTCTCCTGTTTCATCGGAAACGCGGTGTGGGTCGGATTGTTCCGTAGTCTCCCTCGACCGAAATGTAGCAGGTTCAACAAGAGACACCCAATAGGTGGCATCTATTCAGAGAAAGTGAGCAATTACTATCATTGTCTAGACACTGTTTGGGTATTTGGAGATAATATGGGCTATTTCTGTGGGCAAAACCATGTATGAAGGGGTAGATTAATTACTGTAGGTTAGAGTGAAAAACTTGTATGATGATTGGATTCGATGGGAGAGAATCCGCCAGCGACGGTCGCAGTAGCAACACAGTTAGACGTTCACTGACAAATCGGAGACTCTACTAATGCCAAAAGACACAGATTCCGTTATTTTCAGCGAGACGGAACGCAAAATCCTCGAACTAGCGCTACAGAATCCTGAACTGTCGAACACCGAAATTGCCGAACAGACGGGTATGCGAATCACGCTCGTGCGGGACACACGAGCAGAGTACGAAGACGATGTCGAACTCGCCGAGGGTGTCGCCGAGAGCGACGCTGGAAGTGCCGCAGACTCGGTGACGGTCGAGGCCGCGGAGCTCAGCGAGACACAGCAGGCGATTCTCGAAACCGCGGCGAACGATCCGACGATGATGAACGCGGATATCGCTGCCGAGACCGGCGCGCGGATCGCACTCGTCCGTGATACGCTCGACCAGTACGGGGACGCTGTCGACACAGCGGCCGAAAGCGGCGCCGACGCCGACGAAGACGAGGGTGACGAGGACACGGTCTCCGAACCGAACGATACACAGGCCGCAATCCTCGACCTCGCTTCGGAGAATCCCGACATGACGAACGCTGACATCGCCGAGCAGACAGGCGCTCGAATCACACTCGTCCGAGATACACTCAACGAGTTCGACGGCACCAGCGGAGCCGTCGACCCCAACACCGATGCTGCCAGCGGATCGGCAGCGGTCGACGCCGATGGGTTCTCGGAGATCAAACTCGAAATCCTCGAAGTTGCGCTGGAGAATCCGGATCTGACCAACGGCGAGATCGCCGACCGGACCGGCGCTCGGATCACGCTCGTCCGAGATACGATTGCGGACTACCAGTCCGACGACGAGGAGTCGACCGACACTGACACCGAAAGCGACAGTGGCAGCGACGAGATCCCATCGGCAATCGACACCGAGGCATTCTCCGAGACCCAAATCGAGATTCTCAAAACCGCACTCGCCAACCCGGAGCTAACCAACGGCGAGCTCGCCGCACAGACCGGCACACGGCTCACGCTTGTTCGGGATACGATCCACGAACACGAATACGATGACAAGCCGTGGGACAAAGATCTCGACGAGGAGCCAGTCGACGACTCCGAGGACGAGACGGAAAGCGAAACGACCTCGACAACCGAGACCATCGAGATGCCGGAGACGACAGCCTCCGATCTGCTCTCCGACATACAGCGCGAGATCCTCGAAACCGCCCTTGAAAACCCCGATCTAACAAACGGCGAGATCGCCGATCAGACCGGCACACGGCTCACGCTCGTGCGAGATACACGAGCCACCTACGAGAAGGCAGTCGACCTTGCTGAAGACTCTGAGGAGGCCACCGACACCGGGGCCAGTGCCTCCCAGACCGAAACTGCATCGGAACCAACCGCAAAACAGCGTACGATTCTCGATGCCGTTGCAGCCGATCCCGAACAAACCAACGGTGAGATCGCCGACCAAACCGGCGCTCGGATCACGCTCGTTCGAGATACACGTGAGCAGTACGGCGACCACGACCTTGCGGGCGAAATCGAGTCGACCGAGTCCGAGGGAACCGATGCCGCCGAATCTGGCGACGCCGCCACACCTGCTGCCGAAGCCGGCGGGGGGAATGGAGGACTGATGGTAGGGATACTGATTGTCCTGCTGCTGGCAATTGGTGTCGCAGCCGGACTGGGCGTCATCTGATTGCGGTACTGGACTCATATCGACGAGTCTTTCATCGGATCACCGCACCGAACCACGAACCCATTTTGACACTTACTATTCGATGTCACGGAAGCGTCTCGCAAGCAAAACCGTCACTATCCCCGTCGAGACGGTGTGGGTCGCCGGAACTTTCGTCGAGAACCTGTTGGGCCTGTGCCTGCGTGTCGAAATCCGAGCAGTCGTAGTCGCCATCTGGCGGCAGGGGTGGCACGTCGACACCCTCGGTCGACGAGTCAGTATCCGAACCATCGAACTCCCATAGCCCAATTGAGTTGCGTTGGGCATCCCGTTCGGTCGCAGCGAATGGCTCGCGTTGTGAGAACGTGCTGTCGTACAGCCGGGCATAACCATCCGACAGCAACCGCTTGTTGAAATTCTCGCCGTCGACATACACGTATACCAACAACCGGCCGTAGCTTCCGCGCCGATCCGCTGTAGGGTCGACGACGATTCGGACCTCCTCACCAGCCAGCTCGGCCTCGGCGAACTGCGTTGCCCGCTGACCCCAGTTATAAAGGTGGTCTCGACCCGCTGGCGTGTCAGGGATTCCCTCGAACTCGTCGGGAGACCCGCGGCCGAGCGTCGTCTCGGGGGTGTCGACGCCCAACAGTCGGAGCGTATCGGTTTGACCGTTTGCATACCGGATTTCGACGGTATCGCCATCGATCACGCGAGTGACGGTGACTGTCCACTCGGTCACCTCATCGGACTGTGCGGCACTGCCACCGTCGACATCTGAGACCGGGATAACACCGCTGCAACCTGCCATAAAAGTAAATAAGACTACAAGAAAAATGGAAATAGAGTGACGACGTCGCATAAACACATATCAGGGCACACTCACAAGAAGGGGTCGGTTGGAGAGCTGTGGCGCTCAAGATGGGTCGACAGTTCGATCAGTAAGAGCGATTCAACTGGTCCAAAAACAAGTTATGGGTCAAGTACTGTCAACTCGGAATTACTCGAAGCCGAACAGCAGACGGGAGAGTCGTGGTCGCTAGACTGTCCGTTGTCCTCGTCTTCGGACTCATCGTTCTCCGTACTGTCCGGCCCTCGATTCTCGGCGTCCGGGCCGACTGACTCACGGACCCATTTCGAGATTCCCTTTATAATTTTGATACCCTTCGACATTATTGGATCGTTGGTGTGTCGGCTCAAAAGTGTAGGGGCGTTGTGTGTTTGGAGTACACAGTCGGTGCCTGCTCTCGCTTTGCGGTCAGTCGCTGCCGACCTGTGTAGCGCCGCCGAAGGCGACCGTCGACAGGAGATACTCGTCGTCTCGGAGCTGCAACTGGTGCCGAACTGCGCGATAGTCGAGGCCATTGTGTGGTCGACTGCCGATACCGAGTTCCGTCGCGACGAGCTGCAAATTTTGGATGACGCTCCCGGCTTCGAGCCCGGCGAACAGGTACCCCATCTCGCCGTACTTGTCGGCTGATCGCTCCGGAATGGCAGTGATCACAAACACTGCTGCAACCGCATCCGCGGCAGTGATCCACGTCCAGTTGGTCCGCACCCACTCGCTGTAGTCGCCTTCTTGGAGCTGTTCGAGTGTGTCGTCGCGGACGTTGTAGTGGTAGATCCCGCAGTCGACGTCCGGCGAATCGAGCACGATTGGATAGATCTCCAGTGGGTAGCAGGCACCGCCGGAGGCCACGGGTCGACGGGGGTCTCCACCTGCTTCCCTGATTTCGCCGTACGAATACGCCAGCAGCGTCGACAACTCCGTGTTGGGTATTGGCCGTCGCTCTGTTGGGGGCGTATACGATGCCCGCTGCTGGAGTCGTTTTAAGAAGTCCGAGTCCGCGGTATCAGCAAGCGGAGTGGTTGCTGCCCGCCGGTATGTTTTATATCCTGACGTGGGCGACCCGGGCGACGACGATTCTTTCGGCGCGAGCGTCGGTTCTGATACCAGCGGTGGGAGATT
This sequence is a window from Halohasta litchfieldiae. Protein-coding genes within it:
- a CDS encoding TATA-box-binding protein, which produces MTAPADSIEIQNVVASTGIGQELDLEALAEDLPGADFNPDNFPGLVYRTQEPKAAALIFRSGKIVCTGAKSIDDVHEALGIIFEKLRGLSIPVEEDPEITVQNIVSSADLGHNLNLNALAIGLGLEDVEYEPEQFPGLVYRMDEPEVVILLFGSGKIVITGGKQTQDATAAVEQIVERIEDLGLLG
- a CDS encoding winged helix-turn-helix domain-containing protein → MPKDTDSVIFSETERKILELALQNPELSNTEIAEQTGMRITLVRDTRAEYEDDVELAEGVAESDAGSAADSVTVEAAELSETQQAILETAANDPTMMNADIAAETGARIALVRDTLDQYGDAVDTAAESGADADEDEGDEDTVSEPNDTQAAILDLASENPDMTNADIAEQTGARITLVRDTLNEFDGTSGAVDPNTDAASGSAAVDADGFSEIKLEILEVALENPDLTNGEIADRTGARITLVRDTIADYQSDDEESTDTDTESDSGSDEIPSAIDTEAFSETQIEILKTALANPELTNGELAAQTGTRLTLVRDTIHEHEYDDKPWDKDLDEEPVDDSEDETESETTSTTETIEMPETTASDLLSDIQREILETALENPDLTNGEIADQTGTRLTLVRDTRATYEKAVDLAEDSEEATDTGASASQTETASEPTAKQRTILDAVAADPEQTNGEIADQTGARITLVRDTREQYGDHDLAGEIESTESEGTDAAESGDAATPAAEAGGGNGGLMVGILIVLLLAIGVAAGLGVI
- a CDS encoding SagB/ThcOx family dehydrogenase, encoding MSRNSPLDGNSPLDDEFEYLYELYHKNLPPLVSEPTLAPKESSSPGSPTSGYKTYRRAATTPLADTADSDFLKRLQQRASYTPPTERRPIPNTELSTLLAYSYGEIREAGGDPRRPVASGGACYPLEIYPIVLDSPDVDCGIYHYNVRDDTLEQLQEGDYSEWVRTNWTWITAADAVAAVFVITAIPERSADKYGEMGYLFAGLEAGSVIQNLQLVATELGIGSRPHNGLDYRAVRHQLQLRDDEYLLSTVAFGGATQVGSD
- a CDS encoding thermonuclease family protein; this translates as MAGCSGVIPVSDVDGGSAAQSDEVTEWTVTVTRVIDGDTVEIRYANGQTDTLRLLGVDTPETTLGRGSPDEFEGIPDTPAGRDHLYNWGQRATQFAEAELAGEEVRIVVDPTADRRGSYGRLLVYVYVDGENFNKRLLSDGYARLYDSTFSQREPFAATERDAQRNSIGLWEFDGSDTDSSTEGVDVPPLPPDGDYDCSDFDTQAQAQQVLDESSGDPHRLDGDSDGFACETLP
- a CDS encoding Cdc6/Cdc18 family protein, whose protein sequence is MSETADDLFTREDPIFATKELLEISHLPGEGRIVGRDDEISQLATAVNPAIFGQSPSNVLIYGKTGTGKSLCAKYVSRRLIETAGDEGVTATFAYVDCAQDTTETQAVQTIADSVNDVEATDINIPDKGLSTSTYYKRLWRILDQRFDVVVIILDEIDKLSDDDILMQLSRAGEAGKITDCKLGVLGISNKIQYKDRMDERVKSSLCEREFVFPPYDANQLRNIMEARSDAFRDGVLEASTIPRAAALAAREHGDARKAIDILRYAGEIAQSNGSTTVREQFVTQARQRAETDRFRELIRGSTPHSRYVLQALAVLSLSNPQQEGFRTSRVYEIYENICRQEGSESLSLRRVRDLLKEHAFLDIIEQSKHSGGSAEGSYTNHQLLEDPEVVKDVLTEESTS